In Pseudoalteromonas sp. NC201, a single window of DNA contains:
- a CDS encoding RES family NAD+ phosphorylase: MSAVVLCSDCFNNPGLKRYVEELFVADLAGCPHCDSTEGHCLSGAMVIELADKCFLHGEIAKAAYYNDKNIERNKQQKLSSSLGKTLKQDILCIENAINDAYLENTDSQILLRALESYPVRVLTPSDQFYRIRVSPEQPQNSAEYDSPPDELLGSGRLDSDNMPVMYASQNLQICIHECRAAANDSLFVATLRPTSHLKLLDLTCIAAEPLQKALHMVFMFSRFSYPLTRRIAVLAKQAGFDGIIYPATSTILAKIDPKAKQQNNSKVVENIAMFGRPILDSLVEVVTIEAITSSNQL, from the coding sequence ATGTCTGCTGTTGTATTGTGTTCTGATTGTTTTAACAATCCGGGTTTGAAAAGATATGTTGAGGAATTGTTTGTCGCTGATTTAGCTGGGTGCCCTCATTGCGATTCGACTGAAGGCCATTGTTTAAGTGGCGCTATGGTTATTGAATTGGCTGATAAGTGCTTTTTGCACGGGGAAATAGCTAAGGCTGCTTATTACAATGATAAGAATATAGAGCGCAATAAACAGCAAAAGTTGTCAAGCAGTCTGGGGAAAACCCTGAAACAGGATATATTGTGCATTGAAAATGCCATTAATGATGCCTATTTGGAAAATACTGATTCCCAGATACTACTGCGAGCGTTAGAGAGTTATCCGGTTCGGGTTTTAACCCCATCAGATCAATTTTACCGTATAAGAGTATCGCCAGAGCAGCCACAAAATTCAGCAGAATATGATAGCCCTCCAGATGAATTGTTGGGTTCGGGACGACTTGATTCGGATAACATGCCTGTCATGTATGCATCGCAAAATCTTCAGATATGTATTCATGAGTGCCGGGCGGCGGCAAATGATAGCCTTTTTGTTGCGACATTGCGCCCGACGTCACATTTAAAATTGCTGGATTTGACTTGTATTGCAGCCGAACCGCTGCAAAAAGCTTTGCATATGGTATTTATGTTTAGTCGTTTTTCTTATCCTCTGACTCGCAGAATTGCGGTGTTGGCTAAACAGGCTGGTTTTGATGGCATTATCTATCCGGCTACATCTACTATTCTGGCAAAAATCGATCCTAAGGCTAAACAACAAAATAATTCGAAGGTGGTAGAGAATATTGCCATGTTCGGCAGGCCCATACTCGACTCATTGGTCGAAGTGGTAACTATAGAAGCAATAACATCGAGTAACCAACTTTAG
- a CDS encoding prenyltransferase/squalene oxidase repeat-containing protein, giving the protein MTTGISTTQLKDACEQGLAYLRQQQKANGAITAANYGTFDVWETIEAAMAITLWAEQESLQNDAVLSAAMAFLASSETDDGMVPDSAKRTDLYCIETSSEYLQLLKTLLERQFPQRTDVINQAQYICEKQLNDGRWRIENPAVSEDVQHLPSVTAFAMLALLRVDTEPKYFLQALTFLTEGQLANGTWGQHWQYYETPFYLMAPICELLQRLNDNGRFDSYLAKAQRFVLSEQQSDGRLVSGQTDGENQISESLHTVLGLKTLLATGIQLDDPNVQKALKWLLSQQSENGCWHGGVFPHPNVKIKKNEDVFCSAQVLMMLNRYWQLSQGYKV; this is encoded by the coding sequence ATGACAACAGGAATTTCTACAACACAACTCAAAGATGCCTGCGAACAAGGGTTGGCTTATTTGCGTCAGCAACAAAAAGCCAATGGAGCAATTACAGCTGCTAATTACGGCACTTTTGATGTTTGGGAAACTATTGAAGCGGCTATGGCTATCACTTTGTGGGCTGAGCAGGAAAGTTTGCAAAATGATGCTGTGCTAAGTGCCGCTATGGCGTTTTTGGCCAGTAGCGAAACTGATGATGGTATGGTGCCAGACTCAGCAAAACGCACGGATTTATATTGCATTGAGACTTCCAGTGAATATCTACAATTATTAAAGACCTTGCTAGAACGACAATTTCCTCAGCGCACCGATGTGATAAATCAAGCGCAATATATCTGTGAGAAACAACTTAATGATGGTCGTTGGAGAATCGAAAATCCGGCGGTAAGCGAAGATGTACAGCACTTGCCTAGTGTCACCGCTTTTGCCATGTTGGCTTTGCTTAGGGTTGATACTGAGCCTAAATATTTTTTACAAGCACTGACATTTTTAACTGAAGGACAGTTGGCTAATGGTACTTGGGGTCAACATTGGCAATATTATGAAACGCCGTTTTATCTGATGGCTCCAATTTGCGAGTTGTTGCAGCGCTTAAATGATAATGGCCGTTTTGATAGTTATCTTGCTAAAGCGCAACGTTTTGTTTTATCTGAGCAACAAAGTGATGGACGTCTGGTTAGTGGCCAAACTGATGGTGAAAATCAGATCAGTGAGTCTTTGCATACGGTATTGGGGCTAAAAACTTTATTGGCGACGGGCATTCAATTAGATGATCCTAACGTTCAAAAAGCCCTTAAATGGTTGCTTAGCCAACAAAGTGAAAACGGTTGCTGGCATGGTGGGGTATTTCCTCATCCGAATGTCAAAATCAAGAAAAATGAAGACGTCTTTTGTAGTGCTCAGGTGCTGATGATGTTGAATCGATATTGGCAGTTGAGCCAAGGCTATAAGGTATAG
- a CDS encoding glycosyltransferase family 2 protein, translated as MSRISIAIPHYNQPHLISRAIESLSLTCLKDIQLLVMDDASSDDVFAQLQQQLDKTKQLSKHPIRLFRASKNVGTYRMKNAIIQQLDTEYLAFHDADDFSVAMRLDRLYDGMRDSNIDILGSAYMEVMSDLDKGDSYYIKRFYKMPYLAHKVGIKYISYQPSQLVRFSCFDTLGGFDGSTRIGADDEFTLRAVHCKKVRNLSEPLYVKIEQAKSLTTDETTGYQSPIRAAYKQKMADLRKKIKTGLSQEFYRNTPNDEDFSLKEF; from the coding sequence ATGAGCCGTATCAGTATTGCTATTCCTCATTATAATCAACCTCATTTGATTAGTAGGGCTATTGAGTCATTGTCTTTGACGTGTCTTAAAGATATTCAATTATTGGTAATGGACGATGCCTCATCAGATGATGTCTTTGCTCAGTTGCAACAGCAGTTAGATAAAACTAAACAACTAAGCAAACATCCTATTCGTTTGTTTCGTGCCAGTAAAAATGTTGGTACTTATCGGATGAAAAATGCCATTATCCAGCAGTTGGATACTGAATATTTGGCCTTTCACGATGCTGATGACTTCAGTGTGGCTATGCGTTTAGACCGTTTATATGATGGGATGAGAGACAGCAATATCGATATACTTGGCTCTGCTTATATGGAAGTCATGTCGGATTTAGATAAAGGCGATAGTTATTACATTAAACGGTTTTATAAGATGCCTTATCTTGCCCATAAAGTGGGGATTAAATACATCAGTTATCAACCCTCTCAATTAGTGCGCTTTAGCTGTTTTGACACTTTAGGTGGATTTGATGGTTCTACTCGAATTGGTGCGGACGATGAGTTTACCTTACGTGCTGTACATTGCAAAAAGGTGCGTAATTTAAGTGAGCCTCTCTATGTAAAAATAGAACAAGCTAAGTCGTTGACTACCGATGAGACGACTGGCTATCAATCGCCTATACGTGCAGCTTATAAACAGAAAATGGCCGATTTGCGTAAGAAAATTAAAACTGGCTTAAGCCAAGAGTTTTATCGCAATACGCCTAATGATGAAGATTTTAGTTTGAAGGAATTTTAA